Proteins from a single region of Candidatus Binatia bacterium:
- a CDS encoding AAA family ATPase, whose product MNKAVAKAGLIRPPRVKARGHLDVRLFGHFELALDGERVALATPRKSLQLLAYLLLHRGSAVSREYLAFLLYPDDDEGSARAKLRATLSELAKAMPQPVQGYVTIDTDKVAWNPNASVWIDVEAFEKVAGDRSRLAEAIDLYRGDLLPEVYDEWLDVIRERLRDAYLRCLTDRVSEARRNANLPLAIDTARRILAVDPWREDVVRRLVTMRYESGDRSGALSEYAAFAKRLREELDAEPMAETAAVAERISRGEALDEKEREIERARASGLFPFVGRRDEMERLLETWNRVARGRGACVFVSGEAGIGKSRLVAELAHAVEERGGRVLVGATSSPETVPYESFVDALRFALPLVAALKPSIALAGVATLLPEIHARVELPALPRLDAENERVRLFESLFRCIADLASARPLLLVLEDMHRAQTASIELLRFLLRRVAGAPVMVVVTYRDEETVRLKALHRLRRDARTMTSVANVALGGLSAGDVRELGKTLPQVRGRSIEALVAASQGNPLFLTQLVADARETESVGAPASLREAVTRRIERLSSGARTIAEVAACVGDRFSREAVREVRAWDEPPLTEALDELLDRRIIREASGRGVLEYEFAHNLVQEAIANAIPAADAAVRRRRVARVFEELYPDRFSELSATLAAHYDFAGDVQNAARCYLEAVRRSVAIGALDEARSSCDRALALAIPTRSQVAFLLELVTIESRRGDAESRRTALSALERADRDLGDPEIHRETLLQRIEFAAATADLEAQASAIRELNDCVPESDARWKAAAHLAAAKLDFTRGELMPARVAGEVALTCSRAAGDDAGCVSALCILARVDVNRGNLSSAYALIDEAALIAARASDPVLELQALSGGLVAAYQNRDLDRCRDLAERCLELSGQLGDRDSEAKALTRLAIALSLSDAHVAEARRHFAAAARIYADAGDSVGTAAQMMSQSVLEARLGFFERAVEATEKAIELFDRTGDARGRLGALSNLTFIKACTGDAAGARAAADLALRDARRQGFGVLEASIMENLAAAEGVAGKFDRAIELAVASFDLRTRSESGVCSVKTLADIALWHARCGDVAAARGAVTRLLADERAIARGADWPSYCYWCAAQILRLTGDAAGAKRALERARRIMESSAKALEAEDRASFLNLPFHRDVAAVAAGGAWPDPPR is encoded by the coding sequence GTGAACAAGGCCGTTGCGAAGGCCGGCCTGATTCGCCCACCGCGAGTCAAGGCGCGTGGGCATCTCGACGTTCGGCTCTTCGGTCATTTCGAACTTGCGCTAGACGGCGAGCGGGTCGCACTCGCGACGCCCCGCAAGTCGCTGCAACTTCTCGCGTATCTCTTGCTCCATCGCGGCAGCGCCGTGTCACGCGAATACTTGGCCTTTCTGCTCTATCCCGACGACGACGAGGGTTCCGCGCGAGCGAAGCTTCGAGCAACGCTTAGCGAGCTTGCCAAGGCGATGCCGCAGCCGGTCCAAGGCTACGTCACGATCGACACCGACAAGGTTGCGTGGAATCCCAACGCGAGCGTGTGGATCGATGTTGAGGCGTTCGAGAAAGTCGCGGGCGACCGCAGCCGGCTCGCGGAGGCGATCGATCTCTACCGCGGCGATCTGTTGCCCGAAGTCTACGATGAGTGGCTCGACGTCATTCGCGAGCGCCTGCGCGATGCGTACCTGCGTTGTCTCACCGATCGCGTGTCGGAGGCCCGGCGCAACGCAAATCTACCCCTTGCGATCGACACCGCTCGGCGCATCTTGGCCGTCGATCCATGGCGTGAAGACGTGGTCCGGCGTCTCGTCACGATGCGTTATGAGAGCGGGGACCGGTCCGGCGCGCTGAGCGAGTACGCCGCATTCGCGAAGCGGCTGCGCGAAGAGCTCGACGCCGAGCCGATGGCCGAAACGGCTGCGGTCGCGGAGCGCATATCGCGGGGTGAGGCGCTGGACGAGAAAGAGCGTGAGATCGAACGCGCGCGCGCGTCCGGCCTATTTCCGTTCGTCGGGCGACGCGACGAGATGGAGCGTCTGCTCGAAACGTGGAACCGCGTAGCCCGCGGACGCGGAGCTTGCGTATTCGTGAGTGGAGAGGCGGGCATCGGGAAGTCGCGGTTGGTCGCCGAGCTTGCGCACGCAGTGGAAGAGCGCGGTGGACGGGTGCTCGTGGGCGCTACGAGCTCGCCTGAGACCGTTCCGTATGAGAGCTTCGTTGATGCATTACGTTTCGCGTTGCCGCTCGTCGCAGCGCTCAAACCGAGCATCGCCCTGGCCGGCGTCGCGACGCTTCTCCCCGAAATCCACGCACGCGTCGAGCTTCCCGCGTTGCCGCGTCTCGATGCCGAGAACGAACGGGTGCGGCTGTTCGAGTCGCTCTTCCGCTGCATAGCCGATCTCGCGAGCGCGAGACCCCTTCTGCTCGTATTGGAAGATATGCATCGGGCTCAGACGGCCTCGATAGAGCTGCTGCGTTTCTTGCTCCGGCGCGTTGCGGGTGCGCCCGTCATGGTGGTAGTCACCTATCGCGACGAGGAAACGGTCCGCTTGAAGGCGCTGCATCGTTTGCGTCGCGACGCCCGCACGATGACGAGCGTTGCGAACGTCGCGCTCGGCGGTCTAAGCGCCGGTGACGTTCGCGAGCTCGGTAAGACCCTTCCGCAGGTACGGGGGCGAAGCATCGAAGCGTTGGTTGCCGCGTCGCAGGGCAATCCGCTCTTCCTCACGCAGCTGGTCGCCGATGCGCGCGAGACCGAGTCGGTTGGAGCTCCCGCGTCGCTTCGAGAGGCGGTCACGCGGCGCATCGAGCGGCTGTCATCGGGCGCGCGTACGATAGCGGAGGTAGCGGCATGCGTCGGTGATCGCTTCTCGCGCGAGGCAGTTCGCGAAGTGCGCGCCTGGGACGAGCCGCCCCTGACAGAGGCGCTCGACGAGCTTCTCGATCGCCGCATCATCCGCGAGGCTTCCGGGCGCGGCGTCCTCGAGTACGAGTTCGCGCACAACCTCGTGCAGGAAGCGATCGCGAACGCCATTCCGGCCGCCGATGCAGCCGTACGCCGGCGCCGCGTCGCGCGCGTGTTCGAAGAGCTGTATCCCGACCGGTTTTCGGAGCTTTCTGCCACGCTGGCGGCGCACTACGATTTCGCCGGGGACGTCCAGAATGCGGCACGATGCTACCTCGAGGCCGTACGGCGCTCGGTCGCAATCGGAGCTTTGGACGAGGCGCGATCGTCGTGCGATCGTGCGCTTGCGCTCGCCATTCCGACGCGGTCCCAGGTTGCGTTTCTGCTCGAGCTCGTGACGATCGAGTCCCGACGCGGCGACGCTGAATCGCGCAGGACGGCGCTCTCGGCGTTGGAGCGCGCCGATCGAGATCTCGGCGATCCGGAAATCCATCGCGAAACGCTGCTGCAGCGCATCGAGTTTGCGGCAGCAACCGCAGATCTCGAGGCGCAGGCGTCCGCAATTCGTGAACTCAACGACTGTGTGCCCGAATCCGACGCGCGCTGGAAGGCCGCAGCGCATTTAGCGGCGGCGAAACTGGACTTTACCCGTGGCGAGTTAATGCCGGCACGCGTGGCCGGTGAAGTAGCCTTGACCTGCAGCCGTGCGGCCGGCGATGACGCGGGCTGCGTGAGCGCGCTGTGCATTCTCGCAAGGGTCGACGTAAACCGCGGCAACCTTTCCTCGGCCTACGCGTTGATCGATGAAGCCGCGCTGATCGCCGCCCGCGCATCCGATCCCGTTCTGGAGTTGCAGGCGCTGAGCGGAGGCTTGGTCGCGGCGTATCAGAATCGCGATCTCGATCGTTGCAGGGATCTCGCGGAACGCTGCCTGGAGCTTTCGGGGCAACTGGGAGATCGCGATTCGGAGGCGAAGGCGCTCACCCGCCTCGCTATAGCGCTCTCGTTATCCGACGCGCACGTGGCCGAAGCGCGTCGTCACTTTGCCGCCGCGGCGCGCATATATGCCGATGCCGGCGACAGCGTAGGCACGGCCGCTCAAATGATGAGCCAATCGGTCCTCGAGGCTCGACTCGGCTTCTTCGAGCGCGCGGTGGAGGCGACGGAGAAAGCGATCGAGCTCTTCGATCGCACGGGCGATGCGCGTGGACGGCTCGGCGCCCTGTCAAATCTCACCTTTATCAAGGCTTGCACGGGCGACGCAGCGGGTGCGCGTGCGGCCGCCGACTTGGCGCTGCGCGATGCGCGACGCCAAGGCTTCGGCGTCCTGGAAGCCTCGATCATGGAAAACTTGGCTGCGGCCGAGGGAGTAGCGGGAAAGTTCGACCGGGCGATCGAGCTTGCCGTGGCTTCGTTCGACCTGCGAACGCGCTCGGAATCGGGGGTCTGCTCGGTGAAGACGCTGGCCGACATAGCTCTTTGGCACGCGCGCTGCGGCGATGTTGCGGCCGCGCGTGGAGCCGTGACGCGATTGCTTGCCGACGAGCGCGCAATCGCGCGCGGCGCCGACTGGCCATCGTATTGCTATTGGTGCGCGGCGCAAATCCTCCGTTTGACCGGAGATGCGGCGGGCGCGAAACGTGCGCTGGAACGCGCACGGAGGATCATGGAGT